The following nucleotide sequence is from Aedes aegypti strain LVP_AGWG chromosome 3, AaegL5.0 Primary Assembly, whole genome shotgun sequence.
CCAGCGTTTGCGTTCGATGCACTCATGCCACCTCCCATGCCGGGGAATCCACCCATTCCGACACCTTGAGAAGCAGCACCAGCATTGGCAGACGAAGCTCCCATGCCACCACCCATTCCGGGAAATCCTCCGCCCATTCCGACACCTTGAGCACCAGCGTTCGCGTTCGAGGAACTCATTCCGCCGCCCATACCGGGGAATCCTCCTCCCATTCCCATTCCTTGCGATGCGGCATTGGCTCCTGCTCCAGACGATCCGAATCCAAACTGTGGGGCACAGCTTACGGCCACGATGATGGTCACGAAAACAGCGAGAAAAACGaaagatttcatttttatacGATGAAGCTAGACTTAGTGTGTAGAAGAAGATGGGATCGAGTTTCGATTGACTGTGATActctattgaaaataaatttctattttaTAGTGGTGAGAGCTGTTCACACTTTGCACGTTAGGTTTTCCCTGCCCTGTGTTAGATTGATGCCGAGACAAATACGTTATCAGTGATGCACGTGAAAATGCATGAACGAAGCATAGTACTGGAATTTCTCATTGATGGGGAATCTCTTGTAATCTCCGCACGAATATGACGAAAACAATGTCCTTCTATCGCTTGCTGGCTCTTGAAAATGTTTTAGTTGAGTATACCTTGAGAAAACGTTTAATCAAATCAGAATTCACAAATTGTGGGACAACACAAACCTCGAGGCAAAATAAGGCACCGTTAATTTTGAACCGCAGTTGAAATTACGCGTATCGGTTAGAATGATTCATATTTTCGAACGCTAGTGCACCTCAATATATGTTAAAGTGGAGTCAGTAGGGCTCAGAAACATCTCCAAGTCCTGCTGCCTTCTGAACTCCAAGATAATTAATGCACATAGTATACTAACATAGCCGGTACACCAATTATTTCTGCTGACGGAAGTTTTAAGACAACCTAAGGCAATAAAATAGTGCTACTTTTATACCTATTGGTCTCTTTTCGATCCTTGTTAGGTCtcatgccttcgatttttcgttggaaccgttcttcttcttttctggcgttacgtccccactgggacagacagtggcgtagctagggtctTTGGGGCTCGGTGCGGAGCCAGATTTCGGGGCCCCTCCCCGAAGGAGGTTTGCAAAATTGTTTTATTACCGAACTCACACGtactttcaacattttttcgaaaacgtttaaTACACAAATTAactaactcattacgcgtggtaaagatggatgaaTTATGAGTGACGTCACGAAAAACTCATGAGCTCAGGTGAGATTCAGacccacgactcttgtatgccagacgagtgctttaccaactaagctactgaGCCACTTGACGATTCAATAACTCCGAAGGTTACAAGTTTTAAATCCAAACccaatatttgtaaaaaaatcgtgATTAAATGGTCAAAATAATCTCTGCCTGTGAAAAATTACCCATACCAGGGCGTAACTAGAGTTTCGTCCAGGAAATAGTTTTTATTGCTACGTCTTgtggaattaaaaaatatatatgtgaAACGATTGCCTCATAAGTTTGTATATGTTTCTGTTTAAAAGGATTTTTAGAGACATTTTTGGATAGCTTTCTGTATATTGGACGGTATTAAGTAGTATGCTTACGGTTATCCATAGCTGAACTTCCTGAAGACTcgtgaaaaattcttggaccaTATTTACTATACATCTGATGAAATCGCTGGACCAACTTCAGAAATTCTAGTATTGTGCAAATCACTGATAAATTCTTTATTGGGGTTTTTTATGCAGATTTAATAGGCTATGCTATGTTATTTTATGAGGAATTCCCAGCGaaacttttctatgaaaaataaaacatgcacAGATTTTTCTGCAATAAAAATCTGGAACTTCTTGAACTCTGTCGAAATTTCTTACAttcttaaatttttcgaaactttttGTAAACGAAGTCATAGAAGaaattttgcaagcatatttGAAAGAATGCGTAAAAACAGGTACAACCACTAAGGTGtttctgggaaaatttctgctttaacCACTTGAAGAACTCCTTGTAGTAATGAACGAATTCAAAAAGAGCTCACTGGAGAAAAATGAAGGACAAATCCCAAAAGATTTCCAGTTAACTGAGGAATTCTCATAAATATGTAAGAtaaataccagaaaaaaatctcagtaAATAAGTGAGGGGTATATTcgaaataagtaaaataattcgtagaagaattcttggagttaATGGTTAAGAAATACTTGCGAAAACCACGGGCTTGGCCAAAGGTACGCCAAGAAATCCATTCAGTGGATTTCAGGGGAAAATGCTCAAAGGTCGCCTTAGtgaaattcttggttgaaatCTTGATGAATTCCTAGAATGATTCCTGTAGGCAATCTTGAATAATCctttaaaaatagataaaaagtTCAAATAGACATATTCGGAATCAATGTGCAGATTGTTTAAATCCCGTAATGAAATGACGTCCATATAAGAACGCCAGATAGATTATTACTAGCTTTATCAAAGTAATTTTATACCCGAattaattcttcagaaattaatagaaaaaaatcccgATAGCATTACTCAAAACATTCTTTAGAGTTTCTACAAGAAAGCACTGGAAAAAGTTTCCTAGATTTATGGTAAACTttaattctgtagaaatcatgTTAGGATTTCTGCAaacattcctgaaagaattctaagCGAACTATTGAACGAATTTACTCGTATGTTTAACGAAATCTCTCGAAacgtttaacaaaaaataaatgttggtaAAATTCATGGCAAAATTTCGTATAAATTAccaggagaaatttttaaaaaaatatccttatgaattatttaaggcccaagtaaaaatggtgcaaaagtcaaaactgaaaaaagtagttttctctttttaaatagataaatcgaagaaaataaaaacacacaactcttttatttgccaaataaaaaggctgtgtgtttttattttcatcaatttgttgttttggaagaagaaaactgcttttccagttctgacttttgtgccattttctctTGCGCCTTAAGGTCAACCgacaacaaattttgatgattttttattggTGTTCTAgaatgattcaaaacataatacctgaagaaattgcGATCAACAGTAAATTTAATGGAGCAGGAGGGGGATTGGGGATTGTTCAGTATAAGTGATTATTGTAAGAATAATCAAAATACTTCcgaaaacaatttcaataagTTATTGGTATACTTTATAGCAGACACCaccctggagaaatatctgtagTAATATCTGAAGGATTGATTTTGAGAT
It contains:
- the LOC23687800 gene encoding glycine-rich protein 23, producing the protein MKSFVFLAVFVTIIVAVSCAPQFGFGSSGAGANAASQGMGMGGGFPGMGGGMSSSNANAGAQGVGMGGGFPGMGGGMGASSANAGAASQGVGMGGFPGMGGGMSASNANAGAQGMGMGGFGGFGG